A part of Streptomyces sp. NBC_01210 genomic DNA contains:
- the eno gene encoding phosphopyruvate hydratase produces MLVPSIDVVVAREILDSRGNPTVEVEVGLDDGSTGRAAVPSGASTGAFEALELRDGDQNRYQGKGVEKAVLAVIEQIGPELVGYDATEQRLIDQAMFDLDATPDKSSLGANAILGVSLAVAHAASEASDLPLFRYLGGPNAHLLPVPMMNILNGGSHADSNVDIQEFMIAPIGAESFSEALRWGAEVYHTLKSVLKTKGLSTGLGDEGGFAPNLDSNRAALDLILEAIKQAGYAPGKDIALALDVAASEFYKDGLYEFEGKSRSAAEMTEYYEELVAAYPLVSIEDPLFEDDWAGWKVLTDKLGTKVQIVGDDLFVTNPERLARGIEDGAANALLVKVNQIGSLTETLDAVELAQRSGFKCMMSHRSGETEDVTIADLAVATNCGQIKTGAPARSERVAKYNQLLRIEEILDDAAVYAGRSAFPRFKG; encoded by the coding sequence ATGCTCGTGCCGTCCATCGACGTCGTCGTAGCCCGGGAAATCCTGGACTCCCGAGGCAACCCCACGGTCGAGGTCGAGGTTGGCCTCGACGACGGCAGCACGGGCCGTGCTGCTGTTCCGTCCGGCGCCTCCACCGGTGCGTTCGAGGCTCTTGAGCTCCGCGACGGTGACCAGAACCGCTACCAGGGCAAGGGCGTCGAGAAGGCCGTCCTCGCCGTCATCGAGCAGATCGGCCCGGAGCTCGTCGGCTACGACGCCACCGAGCAGCGCCTGATCGACCAGGCGATGTTCGACCTGGACGCCACTCCGGACAAGTCCTCCCTCGGCGCCAACGCCATCCTCGGCGTCTCCCTCGCCGTCGCGCACGCCGCCTCCGAGGCCTCCGACCTGCCGCTCTTCCGCTACCTCGGCGGCCCGAACGCGCACCTGCTGCCCGTTCCGATGATGAACATCCTGAACGGCGGCTCGCACGCCGACTCCAACGTGGACATCCAGGAGTTCATGATCGCGCCCATCGGCGCCGAGTCCTTCTCCGAGGCCCTGCGCTGGGGCGCCGAGGTCTACCACACCCTCAAGTCCGTCCTGAAGACCAAGGGCCTCTCCACCGGCCTCGGCGACGAGGGCGGCTTCGCGCCGAACCTGGACTCCAACCGCGCCGCCCTGGACCTCATCCTCGAGGCCATCAAGCAGGCCGGTTACGCCCCGGGCAAGGACATCGCGCTGGCGCTCGACGTCGCCGCGTCCGAGTTCTACAAGGACGGCCTGTACGAGTTCGAGGGCAAGTCCCGCTCGGCCGCCGAGATGACCGAGTACTACGAGGAGCTCGTGGCGGCCTACCCGCTCGTCTCCATCGAGGACCCGCTCTTCGAGGACGACTGGGCCGGCTGGAAGGTCCTCACCGACAAGCTGGGCACCAAGGTCCAGATCGTCGGCGACGACCTGTTCGTCACCAACCCGGAGCGCCTGGCCCGCGGCATCGAGGACGGCGCCGCGAACGCCCTGCTCGTCAAGGTGAACCAGATCGGTTCGCTGACCGAGACCCTGGACGCCGTGGAGCTCGCCCAGCGCAGCGGCTTCAAGTGCATGATGTCCCACCGCTCCGGCGAGACCGAGGACGTCACCATCGCCGACCTGGCCGTCGCCACCAACTGCGGCCAGATCAAGACCGGCGCCCCGGCCCGCTCCGAGCGTGTCGCCAAGTACAACCAGCTGCTGCGTATCGAGGAGATCCTCGACGACGCCGCGGTGTACGCGGGCCGTTCCGCCTTCCCGCGCTTCAAGGGCTGA
- a CDS encoding transglycosylase family protein — translation MLFSSKNKHRRPTVLDRTARIAALAGVTGAVVAAPLMGATSASAATASEWDKVAQCEAGGNWSINTGNGFYGGLQFSASTWAAYGGTAYASSADQASKSQQIAVAEKVLAGQGKGAWPNCGVGLSNAAYNGGSGTTQQAQPAPKRADAPTTRSERPAAPAKSAPAAKGFKKGDGEYTVKAGDTLGTIAEAKKVKGGWQKLFDLNKDIVKDSDVIFPGQQLHLS, via the coding sequence ATGCTGTTTTCCAGCAAGAACAAGCACCGCCGCCCGACCGTTCTTGATCGGACTGCCCGCATCGCCGCGCTCGCCGGTGTCACCGGTGCCGTTGTCGCCGCCCCGCTGATGGGCGCCACCTCCGCCTCCGCCGCGACCGCCTCCGAGTGGGACAAGGTCGCCCAGTGCGAGGCCGGTGGCAACTGGTCCATCAACACCGGCAACGGCTTCTACGGCGGCCTGCAGTTCTCGGCCTCCACCTGGGCCGCGTACGGCGGCACGGCGTACGCCTCCTCCGCCGACCAGGCCTCCAAGTCGCAGCAGATAGCGGTCGCCGAGAAGGTCCTGGCCGGCCAGGGCAAGGGTGCCTGGCCGAACTGCGGCGTCGGCCTGTCGAACGCCGCCTACAACGGTGGCTCCGGCACCACGCAGCAGGCGCAGCCCGCCCCGAAGCGCGCCGATGCCCCCACGACGCGCTCCGAGCGCCCCGCCGCCCCGGCGAAGTCCGCGCCCGCCGCCAAGGGCTTCAAGAAGGGCGACGGCGAGTACACGGTCAAGGCCGGCGACACCCTTGGCACGATCGCCGAGGCCAAGAAGGTCAAGGGCGGCTGGCAGAAGCTGTTCGACCTCAACAAGGACATCGTCAAGGACTCCGATGTGATCTTCCCGGGCCAGCAGCTCCACCTGAGCTGA
- a CDS encoding ABC transporter permease has protein sequence MFRTALRNVLAHKARLLMTVLAVMLGVAFVSGTLVFTDTLGNAYRKQSAKSYDNVAVAVTTYTNQTDGKKNAGIDNKTLERIRGLDGVAGATGRVSGFAGVADQDGKLIGNGWSNTGANFAPGKDGKDGQYSFTDGSGPVKDSQVALDQDSATKGKYEVGDTVRVATNGPVKEYTLSGVFTTEDGAVNAGGSLVLFDTPVAQKLYLQPGYFKDVTVTAAAGASDQKILDTVKPLLPKDAEAQTGKQLADDQARMIEEGLSNLNTMLLAFAAIALFVGVFLIANTFTMLVAQRTRELALMRAVGASRRQVKRSVMLEALVVGALASVIGFVLGIGLATGLRSAMTSFGAKVPAGPLIISPTAIASALAVGVLVTVLAAWLPARRAAKIPPVAAMSSVHAVATTKSLVVRNSIGGVITLLGAAGILGGAAVGKDGRMLIAGGAFLTMIGIIVLIPLLSRPVIALARPLLHRVFGVSGKLAGQNAVRNPRRTGATASALAIGLTLVTGLSVLGVTMGRAVDKMTTDNIRADYMVTMAGGGALDKSALTALEKAKGVSAVSPQQATSLEIKGEWHSVSAVTPGDVEKVFDLKTVSGSMATLGQGQIAVAEKTAKSNGWKPGDSLSVKFGDDHDGGKAETKNLTVGAVYTDNEFLSPVLVSTDIVAPYEAKPYIPEVWVKMDGGPTKANEQALVDALGNSPAMSVMDQQDIRNKFGGMINTLLNIMYGLLAMALIIAVLGVINTLAMSVFERQQEIGMLRAIGLDRRKVKRMIRLEAVVISVFGAVIGVGLGSFLAWAIGETIRKQIPGYALVMPWDRIGIFLLLAGVVGVLAALWPARSAAKLNMLTAIKTE, from the coding sequence ATGTTCCGTACCGCCCTGCGCAATGTGCTCGCGCACAAGGCCAGACTGCTGATGACCGTACTCGCCGTAATGCTCGGCGTGGCCTTCGTCTCCGGCACCCTGGTCTTCACCGACACCCTCGGCAACGCCTACCGCAAGCAGTCGGCCAAGAGCTACGACAATGTCGCGGTCGCCGTCACCACGTACACCAACCAGACCGACGGCAAGAAGAACGCCGGGATCGACAACAAGACCCTGGAGAGGATCCGGGGTCTGGACGGGGTCGCCGGCGCCACCGGGCGGGTCTCCGGCTTCGCCGGCGTCGCCGACCAGGACGGCAAGCTGATCGGCAACGGCTGGTCCAACACCGGTGCGAACTTCGCCCCCGGCAAGGACGGCAAGGACGGCCAGTACAGCTTCACCGACGGCTCGGGCCCGGTGAAGGACAGTCAGGTCGCCCTCGACCAGGACTCCGCGACCAAGGGCAAGTACGAGGTCGGGGACACCGTGCGGGTCGCGACCAACGGCCCGGTGAAGGAGTACACCCTCTCGGGTGTCTTCACCACCGAGGACGGCGCGGTCAACGCCGGCGGCAGCCTGGTTCTCTTCGACACCCCGGTCGCGCAGAAGCTGTATCTGCAGCCCGGCTACTTCAAGGACGTCACCGTCACCGCCGCGGCCGGAGCCTCCGACCAGAAGATCCTGGACACGGTCAAGCCGCTGCTGCCCAAGGACGCCGAGGCGCAGACCGGCAAGCAGCTCGCCGACGACCAGGCCAGGATGATCGAGGAGGGCCTGAGCAACCTCAACACGATGCTGCTCGCCTTCGCGGCCATCGCGCTCTTCGTCGGCGTCTTCCTGATCGCCAACACCTTCACCATGCTGGTCGCCCAGCGCACCAGGGAGCTGGCGCTGATGCGCGCCGTCGGCGCCTCGCGCCGCCAGGTCAAGCGCTCGGTGATGCTCGAGGCGCTGGTCGTCGGCGCACTCGCCTCCGTGATCGGCTTCGTCCTCGGTATCGGGCTGGCGACCGGGCTGCGTTCCGCGATGACCTCCTTTGGCGCGAAGGTGCCGGCGGGTCCGCTGATCATCTCGCCCACCGCGATCGCTTCCGCCCTCGCGGTCGGTGTGCTGGTCACCGTGCTCGCCGCGTGGCTGCCCGCCCGCCGGGCCGCGAAGATCCCGCCGGTGGCGGCGATGAGCAGCGTGCACGCGGTGGCGACCACCAAGTCGCTGGTCGTACGGAACTCCATCGGCGGCGTGATCACGCTGCTCGGCGCGGCCGGGATCCTCGGCGGCGCGGCGGTCGGCAAGGACGGCCGGATGCTCATCGCGGGCGGCGCGTTCCTGACGATGATCGGCATCATCGTGCTGATTCCGCTGCTGTCCCGTCCCGTGATCGCGCTGGCGCGCCCGCTGCTGCACCGTGTGTTCGGAGTGTCCGGCAAGCTGGCCGGCCAGAACGCGGTCCGTAATCCGCGCCGTACCGGAGCCACCGCCTCGGCGCTGGCCATCGGTCTGACTCTGGTCACCGGCCTCTCGGTGCTCGGCGTCACGATGGGCCGTGCCGTGGACAAGATGACCACGGACAACATCAGGGCCGACTACATGGTGACGATGGCCGGCGGCGGTGCGCTGGACAAGTCGGCGCTGACCGCGCTGGAGAAGGCGAAGGGTGTCAGCGCGGTCTCCCCGCAACAGGCCACCTCGCTGGAGATCAAGGGCGAATGGCACTCGGTCTCCGCGGTCACTCCCGGGGACGTGGAGAAGGTCTTCGACCTCAAGACGGTCTCCGGCTCCATGGCCACCCTCGGACAGGGCCAGATCGCGGTCGCCGAGAAGACCGCCAAGTCCAACGGCTGGAAGCCCGGTGACTCGCTGTCGGTGAAGTTCGGCGACGACCACGACGGCGGCAAGGCCGAGACGAAGAACCTGACGGTCGGCGCGGTCTACACCGACAACGAGTTCCTCTCGCCGGTGCTGGTGTCCACGGACATCGTCGCTCCGTACGAGGCGAAGCCGTACATCCCCGAGGTCTGGGTGAAGATGGACGGCGGCCCGACCAAGGCCAACGAGCAGGCGCTGGTGGACGCGCTGGGTAACAGCCCGGCGATGAGCGTCATGGACCAGCAGGACATCCGGAACAAGTTCGGCGGCATGATCAACACACTGCTGAACATCATGTACGGACTGCTGGCGATGGCCCTGATCATCGCGGTCCTCGGCGTCATCAACACCCTCGCGATGTCCGTCTTCGAGCGTCAGCAGGAGATCGGCATGCTGCGGGCGATCGGCCTGGACCGCCGCAAGGTCAAGCGCATGATCCGCCTGGAGGCGGTGGTGATCTCGGTCTTCGGCGCGGTGATCGGTGTCGGGCTCGGGTCCTTCCTGGCCTGGGCGATCGGCGAGACGATCAGGAAGCAGATCCCCGGGTACGCGCTGGTCATGCCGTGGGACCGGATCGGGATCTTCCTGCTGCTCGCCGGTGTGGTCGGGGTGCTGGCCGCGCTGTGGCCGGCGCGCAGTGCCGCGAAGCTGAACATGCTGACGGCGATCAAGACCGAGTAG
- a CDS encoding DUF501 domain-containing protein — METPPPTTDPTPPTDADIAAFKEQLGRPPRGLRAIAHRCPCGLPDVVETAPRLPDGTPFPTLYYLTCPRAASAIGTLEANGVMKEMTERLATDPELAAAYRAAHEDYIARRDAIEVLEGFPSAGGMPDRVKCLHVLVGHSLAAGPGVNPLGDEAIAMLPEWWRKGPCVVPCEEVAPREAVAPREEGDKE; from the coding sequence ATGGAAACGCCCCCTCCCACCACCGACCCCACTCCGCCGACCGACGCGGACATCGCCGCGTTCAAGGAGCAGCTCGGCCGCCCGCCGCGCGGTCTGCGCGCGATCGCGCACCGCTGCCCGTGCGGCCTGCCGGATGTCGTCGAGACCGCTCCGCGACTCCCCGACGGCACCCCGTTCCCGACGCTGTACTACCTGACCTGCCCGCGGGCCGCGTCGGCGATCGGCACGCTCGAGGCGAACGGCGTCATGAAGGAGATGACCGAGCGCCTGGCGACCGACCCGGAGCTGGCCGCCGCGTACCGCGCCGCCCACGAGGACTACATCGCGCGCCGTGACGCGATCGAGGTGCTGGAGGGCTTCCCCAGCGCCGGCGGCATGCCCGACCGGGTGAAGTGCCTGCACGTCCTGGTCGGCCACTCGCTCGCGGCCGGGCCCGGGGTCAACCCGCTGGGCGACGAGGCGATCGCCATGCTCCCCGAGTGGTGGCGCAAGGGCCCCTGTGTCGTGCCGTGTGAAGAAGTCGCGCCCCGTGAAGCGGTCGCGCCCCGTGAAGAAGGGGACAAGGAGTGA
- a CDS encoding Ppx/GppA phosphatase family protein yields MTRVAAIDCGTNSIRLLVADADPETGELVDLDRRMIIVRLGQDVDRTGRLAPEALERTFAACREYAAVIKEHGAEKLRFVATSASRDAENRDEFVLGVLDILGVEPEVITGEQEAEFSFTGATGGLPGHEERLVVDIGGGSTEFVVGEEHVLAARSVDIGCVRLTERHIRNDPPAADEIAAIRADIRAALDLAEETVPLREARTLVGLAGSVTTVAGIALGLDAYDSTKIHHARIPYEQVARISDTLLDSTHEQRAAYRVMHPGRVDVIGAGALVLREIMERIGAREVVVSEHDILDGIAWSIA; encoded by the coding sequence GTGACCCGGGTCGCCGCCATCGACTGCGGTACGAACTCCATCCGCCTCCTCGTCGCCGACGCGGACCCCGAGACCGGCGAGCTGGTCGACCTCGACCGGCGAATGATCATCGTCCGGCTGGGTCAGGACGTGGACCGCACCGGACGGCTCGCGCCCGAGGCGCTGGAGCGGACCTTCGCGGCCTGCCGCGAGTACGCCGCCGTCATCAAGGAGCACGGTGCCGAGAAGCTCCGCTTCGTGGCCACCTCCGCCTCGCGTGATGCCGAGAACCGCGACGAGTTCGTCCTCGGCGTCCTCGACATCCTCGGCGTCGAGCCCGAGGTGATCACCGGCGAACAGGAGGCGGAGTTCTCCTTCACCGGCGCCACCGGGGGCCTGCCGGGCCACGAGGAGCGCCTGGTCGTGGACATCGGCGGCGGCTCGACCGAGTTCGTCGTCGGCGAGGAGCACGTGCTGGCCGCGCGGTCCGTCGACATCGGCTGCGTACGGCTCACGGAGCGCCACATCCGCAACGATCCGCCGGCGGCCGACGAGATCGCCGCGATCCGCGCGGACATCCGGGCCGCGCTCGACCTGGCGGAGGAGACCGTCCCGCTGCGGGAGGCGCGCACCCTGGTCGGTCTCGCCGGATCGGTGACGACGGTCGCGGGGATCGCGCTCGGTCTCGACGCATACGACTCGACGAAGATCCACCACGCCCGGATCCCTTACGAGCAGGTGGCGAGGATCAGCGACACGCTGCTGGACTCCACGCACGAGCAGCGCGCCGCGTACCGGGTCATGCACCCGGGGCGCGTGGATGTCATCGGCGCCGGGGCGCTGGTGCTGAGGGAGATCATGGAGAGGATCGGCGCGCGCGAAGTGGTCGTCAGCGAGCACGACATCCTCGACGGGATCGCCTGGTCCATCGCCTAG
- a CDS encoding transglycosylase family protein, with the protein MRSGNGRHRRPRQAPAIVVAAGVTGSAIAIPLLGAGSASAADASTWDRVAECESGGMWSADLGNGFYGGLQLSQETWQDFGGTAYAPTADLASRSQQIAVAEKVLDAQGPQAWASCSLLSGLTNDGAATGVDPGAMPSPGRSAPAPPAVSAEPSAGTSGPAEPSAEPSADSSAPASPKASTRPSAPANPGAGQDADADSGTGKHRGAPEEAEPGNTDNPREDARHASRGDGATRDEVDRTGNSDNADALPGEYTVRPGDSLWAIADEQKLPGGWSAIYDANRETVGADPDLILPGQSLDLDVK; encoded by the coding sequence ATGCGCTCCGGGAACGGACGACACCGCCGACCCCGCCAGGCTCCGGCCATCGTCGTCGCGGCAGGGGTGACTGGATCGGCCATCGCCATCCCGCTGCTCGGCGCCGGATCGGCCTCCGCCGCCGACGCCTCCACGTGGGACCGCGTCGCGGAGTGCGAGAGCGGCGGCATGTGGAGCGCCGACCTCGGCAACGGGTTCTACGGCGGTCTGCAGCTCTCGCAGGAGACCTGGCAGGACTTCGGCGGTACGGCGTACGCGCCCACCGCCGACCTCGCGAGCCGCTCCCAGCAGATCGCGGTCGCGGAGAAGGTCCTCGACGCGCAGGGTCCCCAGGCGTGGGCAAGCTGTTCGCTGCTGTCGGGGCTGACGAACGACGGCGCCGCGACCGGCGTCGACCCGGGCGCCATGCCATCGCCGGGGCGGAGCGCCCCCGCACCGCCGGCCGTGTCCGCGGAGCCCTCCGCCGGGACCTCCGGACCCGCGGAGCCGTCCGCCGAGCCGTCCGCGGACTCCTCCGCGCCGGCGAGCCCCAAGGCGTCGACCCGGCCGTCCGCACCGGCGAACCCGGGTGCCGGGCAGGACGCCGACGCCGACAGCGGCACCGGCAAGCACCGTGGCGCCCCGGAGGAGGCCGAGCCGGGCAATACGGACAATCCGCGTGAAGATGCCCGCCATGCCTCGCGAGGTGACGGTGCGACACGTGACGAGGTCGACAGGACCGGCAACAGCGACAACGCGGACGCCCTGCCCGGCGAGTACACCGTCCGCCCCGGCGACAGCCTGTGGGCCATCGCCGACGAGCAGAAGCTGCCCGGTGGCTGGTCCGCGATCTACGACGCGAACCGCGAGACGGTCGGCGCCGATCCGGATCTCATCCTCCCTGGCCAGAGCCTCGATCTGGACGTGAAGTAG
- a CDS encoding FtsB family cell division protein — MARKGDQDRFSTATRLRLLGEQTAARVYRSQSRRQDRRSRLTGRAAFLTLVICSLVVALAYPMRQYVSQRADIAEQRRRMDDAEQQVERLRDEKARLQDDRYIERLAREHLHFVLPGETGYTVIDPEAAEHRRTDEGAADRPWYSNVWDGVDNADRK, encoded by the coding sequence ATGGCACGCAAAGGGGACCAGGACCGGTTCTCCACCGCGACCAGGCTGCGGCTGCTCGGCGAGCAGACCGCGGCCCGCGTCTACCGTTCCCAGAGCCGCCGGCAGGACCGCCGCTCCCGGCTCACCGGCCGGGCGGCGTTTCTGACCCTGGTGATCTGCTCGCTGGTCGTCGCCCTCGCGTACCCGATGCGTCAGTACGTCTCCCAGCGCGCCGACATCGCCGAGCAGCGGCGCCGGATGGACGACGCCGAGCAGCAGGTCGAGCGGCTCAGGGACGAGAAGGCGCGCCTCCAGGACGACAGGTACATCGAGCGGCTGGCCCGCGAGCACCTGCACTTCGTGCTTCCGGGAGAGACTGGGTACACGGTGATCGACCCCGAGGCCGCCGAGCACCGCCGTACCGACGAAGGCGCGGCGGACCGTCCCTGGTACTCGAACGTCTGGGACGGCGTCGACAACGCCGACCGCAAGTAG
- a CDS encoding cyclopropane-fatty-acyl-phospholipid synthase family protein: protein MADAALRLTTLAEELLGDPLPVRIRAWDGSEAGPPGGPVLVIRHRRALRRLLWRPGELGLVRAWVAGEIDVDGDLYTALGLLAGLLWERGDKSTDSVHPVRDPRMRAAARGLLKIGGVLPPPAPPAEEVRRRLGPLHTKLRDKRAISHHYDVGNDFYALVLGPSMVYSCAYWEDEDSSLEDAQRDKLDLICRKLDLKEGSRLLDVGCGWGAMAIHAAREYGVQVIGVTLSREQAAFARKRIAEEGLTDRIEIRVQDYRDVRDGPYDAISSIGMAEHVGEVRYHEYAEQLFSLLRPGGRLLNHQIARRPEKDESAYQVDEFIDRYVFPDGELAPLGRTVGTLEEAGFEVRDVESIREHYALTLRQWVANLEANWRKAVRLSTPGRARVWRLYMAACALSFEHNRIGVNQILAVKSPESGTSGLPLRTREWNRAG from the coding sequence ATGGCCGACGCCGCACTGCGGCTGACCACTCTTGCCGAGGAGTTGCTCGGAGACCCGCTCCCGGTCCGAATCCGGGCCTGGGACGGCAGCGAGGCCGGGCCGCCGGGCGGTCCCGTACTCGTCATTCGGCACCGGCGCGCGCTGCGCCGACTGTTGTGGCGGCCCGGGGAGCTCGGGCTGGTCCGGGCCTGGGTGGCCGGGGAGATCGATGTCGACGGCGATCTGTACACCGCGCTCGGCCTGCTCGCCGGGCTCCTCTGGGAGCGCGGCGACAAGTCCACGGACAGCGTCCACCCCGTCCGCGACCCGCGCATGCGCGCCGCCGCCCGCGGGCTGCTGAAGATCGGCGGGGTGCTGCCACCGCCCGCCCCGCCCGCCGAGGAAGTCCGGCGGCGCTTGGGGCCGCTGCACACCAAGCTCCGCGACAAGCGGGCCATCAGCCACCACTACGACGTCGGCAACGACTTCTACGCGCTGGTGCTCGGGCCGTCGATGGTCTACTCGTGCGCGTACTGGGAGGACGAGGACAGCAGTCTCGAGGACGCCCAGCGCGACAAGCTCGACCTCATCTGCCGCAAGCTCGACCTGAAGGAGGGGAGCCGGCTCCTCGACGTCGGCTGCGGCTGGGGCGCCATGGCCATCCATGCCGCCCGCGAGTACGGCGTCCAGGTCATCGGCGTCACCCTCTCCCGTGAGCAAGCCGCCTTCGCCCGCAAGCGCATCGCCGAAGAGGGCCTCACCGACCGGATCGAGATCCGCGTTCAGGACTACCGGGACGTCAGGGACGGTCCGTACGACGCCATTTCCTCCATCGGTATGGCCGAACACGTCGGTGAGGTCCGCTACCACGAGTACGCCGAACAGCTCTTCTCGCTCCTCAGGCCCGGCGGCCGGCTGCTCAACCACCAGATCGCCCGCCGTCCCGAGAAGGACGAATCCGCCTACCAGGTGGACGAGTTCATCGACCGGTACGTCTTCCCGGACGGTGAGCTCGCCCCGCTCGGCCGTACTGTCGGCACGCTCGAGGAAGCCGGCTTCGAGGTCCGTGACGTCGAGTCGATCCGCGAGCACTACGCGCTCACACTGCGCCAGTGGGTCGCCAATCTGGAGGCGAACTGGCGCAAGGCGGTGCGGCTCAGCACTCCTGGCCGCGCCCGTGTCTGGCGGCTCTACATGGCTGCCTGTGCGCTCTCCTTCGAGCACAACAGGATCGGGGTCAACCAGATCCTGGCCGTGAAGTCGCCGGAGAGCGGGACCTCCGGGCTGCCGCTGCGTACGCGCGAATGGAATCGGGCCGGGTGA
- a CDS encoding NAD(P)/FAD-dependent oxidoreductase, with protein sequence MSTTERPRILVVGGGYVGLYAARRILKKMRYAEATVTVVDPRSYMTYQPFLPEAAAGSISPRHVVVPLRRVLPKAEVLTGRVTTIDQDRKVATISPLVGEAYEVPFDYLVVALGAISRTFPIPGLAEQGIGMKGIEEAIGLRNHVLEQLDKADSTTDEDVRRKALTFVFVGGGFAGAETIGEVEDLARDAAKYYTNVKREDMRFILVDAADKILPEVGPKLGKYGKEHLEGRGIEIYLSTSMDSCVDGHVVLKNGLEVDSSTIVWTAGVKPNPALARYGLPLGPRGHVDTTTTLQVQGTDYIWAAGDNAQVPDVAARKAGVENAWCPPNAQHALRQARLLGDNVISGMRGFPQKEYSHANKGAVAGLGMHKGVAMIVMGKVKIKLKGRLAWYMHRGYHGMAMPTWNRKIRVFADWTLAMFLKREVVSLGAMESPREEFYEAAKPAPAAAPKPAAEKAEEQKAEAEKAKAS encoded by the coding sequence ATGAGCACCACGGAGCGTCCCAGGATCCTCGTTGTAGGCGGTGGGTACGTAGGCCTGTACGCAGCTCGACGCATTCTGAAGAAGATGCGTTACGCGGAAGCGACCGTCACGGTCGTGGACCCGCGCTCGTACATGACGTACCAGCCCTTCCTCCCCGAAGCTGCCGCCGGCAGCATCTCGCCGAGGCACGTCGTCGTACCGCTGCGACGCGTCCTGCCCAAGGCCGAGGTGCTCACCGGTCGGGTTACCACCATTGATCAGGACCGCAAGGTCGCCACGATCTCGCCGCTGGTCGGCGAGGCGTACGAGGTGCCCTTCGACTACCTGGTCGTCGCGCTCGGCGCGATCTCCCGCACCTTCCCGATCCCCGGCCTCGCCGAGCAGGGCATCGGTATGAAGGGCATCGAAGAGGCCATCGGCCTGCGCAACCACGTACTCGAGCAGCTCGACAAGGCCGACTCGACGACCGATGAGGACGTCCGCCGCAAGGCGCTCACCTTCGTCTTCGTGGGCGGCGGCTTCGCCGGCGCCGAGACCATCGGCGAGGTGGAGGACCTGGCGCGCGACGCGGCCAAGTACTACACGAACGTCAAGCGCGAGGACATGCGCTTCATCCTGGTCGACGCGGCCGACAAGATCCTTCCCGAGGTCGGTCCGAAGCTGGGCAAGTACGGCAAGGAGCACCTCGAGGGCCGCGGCATCGAGATCTACCTCTCGACGTCGATGGACTCCTGCGTGGACGGCCACGTGGTGCTGAAGAACGGTCTCGAGGTCGACTCCAGCACCATCGTGTGGACGGCCGGTGTGAAGCCGAACCCGGCGCTGGCCCGCTACGGCCTTCCGCTGGGCCCGCGCGGCCACGTCGACACCACGACGACGCTGCAGGTCCAGGGCACCGACTACATCTGGGCCGCCGGCGACAACGCCCAGGTCCCGGACGTCGCGGCCCGCAAGGCCGGCGTGGAGAACGCCTGGTGCCCGCCGAACGCCCAGCACGCGCTGCGTCAGGCGCGGCTCCTCGGCGACAACGTCATCTCCGGTATGCGGGGCTTCCCGCAGAAGGAGTACAGCCACGCCAACAAGGGTGCGGTGGCCGGTCTCGGCATGCACAAGGGCGTCGCGATGATCGTCATGGGCAAGGTGAAGATCAAGCTCAAGGGCCGGCTCGCCTGGTACATGCACCGTGGCTACCACGGCATGGCGATGCCGACCTGGAACCGCAAGATCCGTGTCTTCGCGGACTGGACGCTGGCGATGTTCCTGAAGCGTGAGGTCGTCTCGCTCGGCGCGATGGAGTCGCCGCGCGAGGAGTTCTACGAGGCGGCGAAGCCGGCTCCGGCGGCCGCTCCGAAGCCGGCAGCGGAGAAGGCCGAAGAGCAGAAGGCGGAAGCAGAGAAGGCCAAGGCCTCCTAG